In the Cololabis saira isolate AMF1-May2022 chromosome 7, fColSai1.1, whole genome shotgun sequence genome, one interval contains:
- the LOC133447414 gene encoding putative nuclease HARBI1, producing MRLYLGEGELQRDFRLSRQSVGALIQSLGYNKEHGWGKHIEVGIYLYWLASATSYRVVSEAFDVPTTTVFDIVHRVAKNMMAILKRVIHFPAEDELVGIGEGFARLAGSRAFSHVAGSIDGTHIRIKPPAANKVDYLNRKLFHSIQLQVVCDHRGRFINIFTGLPGAVHDARVLRWSSLYYKRLYPPPGWILIGDGGYPCLTAPIALMTPYREPVQNPVQARYNRHHSKARCVVERAIGMMKNRWRSIFFKALEVKPTFVPLVVSSCAFLHNICISNGDMVEPDEDVPEDDGDDQPEDQRPGENLRNRMAAEISAPGAAIPALQEHDYIGHVSANN from the exons ATGCGCCTCTACCTGGGAGAGGGAGAGCTGCAGAGAGACTTCCGCCTGTCAAGGCAGAGTGTGGGGGCCCTCATCCAGTCCCTCGGCTACAACAAGGAGCACGGCTGGGGAAAACACATTGAAGTGGGCATTTACTTATATTGGCTGGCCAGTGCCACCTCCTACAGGGTGGTGTCGGAGGCCTTCGACGTGCCCACGACCACAGTGTTTGATATTGTGCATCGTGTGGCTAAAAACATGATGGCTATACTTAAGAGGGTCATCCATTTCCCTGCTGAGGATGAGCTGGTGGGGATAGGGGAAGGCTTCGCCCGCCTGGCTGGCTCCCGGGCCTTCAGCCATGTAGCTGGCAGCATCGACGGCACCCACATCCGGATCAAGCCACCTGCAGCAAACAAGGTCGACTATCTGAATAG GAAACTTTTCCACTCGATCCAGCTGCAGGTGGTCTGTGATCACAGAGGACGCTTCATAAACATCTTCACAG GTCTACCTGGTGCAGTGCACGACGCACGGGTCTTGCGGTGGAGCTCGCTGTACTACAAGCGGCTCTACCCACCTCCTGGCTGGATCCTCATTGGGGATGGGGGATATCCCTGCCTGACAGCACCGATAGCCCTGATGACCCCGTACAGGGAGCCGGTGCAGAATCCGGTGCAGGCCAGATACAATCGCCACCATTCCAAGGCCAGATGTGTGGTGGAGAGGGCGATTGGCATGATGAAGAACCGGTGGCGCAGCATCTTCTTCAAGGCTCTCGag GTTAAACCTACTTTTGTGCCGCTGGTGGTGTCCTCATGTGCCTTCCTGCACAATATATGCATCAGCAACGGTGACATGGTGGAGCCAGATGAGGATGTCCCGGAAGATGACGGGGACGACCAGCCAGAGGACCAAAGGCCTGGGGAAAACCTCCGGAACAGGATGGCTGCAGAGATTTCTGCTCCTGGTGCTGCCATTCCTGCACTGCAGGAGCATGACTATATTGGTCATGTTTctgcaaacaattaa